From Firmicutes bacterium HGW-Firmicutes-1, the proteins below share one genomic window:
- a CDS encoding PhzF family phenazine biosynthesis protein, producing the protein MDYFHVDVFTEEVLSGNGLIVVFCNQELEDHLMLNLAKEFKQFETIFLRRKEDHIFCARIFTVDEELDFAGHPILGAAATIHSHFFENKEDLVVTFQLNNKTVLTTSKKKSNCYNVQMNQGKPQFICNLLEEDNGKYVQALNLSEENLSKEFPLEVISTGLPYLLVPLRSGIENAKIICSNFEVMLEEVNAKFAYVFDVNNMEGRTWDNQGKVEDVATGSAAGPVGAYLYKHSIANANKEIIINQGRFVGRPSKIKVYKSACGEEIIVEGDVAILAKGIILPF; encoded by the coding sequence ATGGATTATTTTCATGTTGATGTTTTTACTGAAGAAGTATTATCAGGGAATGGGCTAATAGTTGTTTTTTGTAATCAGGAATTAGAAGATCATCTTATGTTAAACTTAGCTAAAGAGTTTAAACAATTTGAAACAATATTTCTAAGAAGAAAAGAAGATCATATCTTTTGTGCTAGGATTTTTACAGTAGATGAAGAATTGGATTTTGCAGGACATCCGATCTTAGGAGCGGCAGCCACAATACATAGTCATTTTTTCGAAAATAAAGAAGATCTTGTAGTAACTTTTCAATTAAATAACAAAACGGTATTAACTACCTCCAAGAAAAAGTCGAATTGCTATAATGTCCAGATGAATCAAGGGAAACCACAATTTATTTGCAATTTACTTGAGGAAGATAATGGGAAATATGTACAGGCATTGAATTTGTCAGAAGAGAATTTAAGTAAAGAATTTCCGCTAGAAGTTATATCAACTGGATTACCATATTTGTTAGTACCATTAAGATCCGGAATAGAAAATGCAAAGATAATTTGTTCCAATTTTGAAGTGATGCTAGAGGAAGTAAATGCCAAGTTTGCATATGTATTTGATGTCAATAATATGGAGGGAAGAACTTGGGATAATCAGGGAAAAGTTGAAGATGTTGCAACAGGAAGTGCAGCAGGACCAGTAGGTGCATATTTATATAAGCACAGTATAGCAAATGCCAACAAGGAGATTATAATAAATCAAGGGAGATTTGTTGGAAGACCTAGTAAAATTAAGGTTTATAAGAGTGCATGTGGAGAAGAAATTATAGTAGAGGGAGATGTAGCGATATTGGCAAAGGGAATCATTTTACCATTTTAA
- a CDS encoding glycoside hydrolase: protein MKKKGLRISICIIVIVCILGTLEFSGIIWHTEYFARTYKIKGLDVSHYQNTIDWDKVSKEYKFIFLKATEGEDFIDRTFDDNWEGAKDNGFLVGAYHFFVTSSSGEDQANNFIRTVPVETGSLPAVIDIEVSKNEDKEMVRENLTVMINMIAEKYGSTPILYVTYATYDAFIMGYFDESKIWIRDILRTPKLEDGREWVFWQYSNRGRIQGIDTYVDINVFYGNEDELIELTN, encoded by the coding sequence ATGAAGAAAAAAGGATTAAGAATAAGTATTTGTATAATTGTAATTGTTTGTATACTTGGAACCCTTGAGTTTTCAGGTATTATTTGGCATACAGAATACTTTGCTCGAACTTATAAAATCAAAGGTTTAGATGTTTCTCACTATCAAAATACGATTGATTGGGATAAAGTCTCCAAAGAATATAAGTTTATATTTTTAAAAGCGACGGAAGGAGAAGACTTTATTGATAGAACATTTGACGATAATTGGGAGGGTGCTAAAGATAACGGCTTCTTAGTTGGAGCCTATCATTTTTTTGTAACTTCTAGTTCTGGAGAAGATCAAGCAAACAATTTTATTAGAACTGTACCAGTTGAAACGGGTTCTTTACCAGCTGTAATAGATATTGAAGTAAGCAAAAATGAGGATAAAGAAATGGTTAGAGAAAATCTAACAGTTATGATAAATATGATCGCAGAAAAATATGGAAGTACGCCTATTTTATACGTAACATATGCAACATATGATGCATTTATCATGGGATACTTCGATGAATCTAAAATATGGATAAGAGATATTTTGAGGACACCCAAATTAGAAGATGGACGAGAATGGGTATTTTGGCAATATTCTAATAGAGGCAGAATACAAGGTATCGATACGTATGTAGATATAAATGTTTTCTATGGTAACGAGGATGAGTTGATTGAATTAACGAATTAA
- the ablA gene encoding lysine 2,3-aminomutase: MEMLDLMNQKMNDENFTDSATKLWSDWKWQVRHVIREIDTVEKVLGIHFTEEEKKNIEETIKIFPMSITPYYLSLIDTEDYKNDPIFKQAFPDKRELHITKYDMVDPLAEEKDSPVAGITHRYPDRVLFHVSNVCAMYCRHCTRKRKVGDNDCIPSKEALQEGIEYIKNTPIIRDVLISGGDPFMLSDDLIDWVLGELNKIEHVEVIRIGTRTPVVLPYRITDDLVNVLKKHGNIWINTHFNHPKEITDSSMEALRKLAMAGIPLGNQSVLLSDVNDCPRIMKRLVHKLVQNRVRPYYIYQCDLSEGLEHFRTSVGKGIEIMESLRGHTSGFAVPTYVIDAPGGGGKIPVMPNYLISWSTNKVILRNYEGVITTYQEPNDYHHDLCDLKCDTCNLQLKLQKGEESKITGIAKLIADYNEVITLTPR; encoded by the coding sequence ATGGAGATGCTAGATTTAATGAACCAAAAAATGAATGATGAAAATTTTACGGATAGTGCCACAAAACTGTGGAGTGATTGGAAGTGGCAAGTAAGACACGTTATAAGAGAAATTGATACGGTAGAAAAAGTATTAGGTATTCATTTTACAGAAGAGGAAAAAAAGAACATTGAGGAAACGATAAAAATTTTTCCTATGTCAATAACACCTTATTATTTATCCCTAATTGATACGGAGGACTATAAGAATGATCCCATTTTCAAACAAGCCTTCCCAGACAAAAGAGAATTACATATAACTAAATATGATATGGTAGATCCATTAGCTGAAGAAAAAGATAGTCCAGTAGCTGGTATCACTCACAGATACCCAGATCGTGTTCTTTTTCATGTTAGTAATGTATGTGCCATGTACTGTAGGCATTGTACAAGAAAGAGAAAAGTTGGAGATAACGATTGCATTCCATCAAAGGAAGCGTTGCAAGAAGGAATAGAGTATATTAAAAACACCCCAATTATAAGAGATGTTCTAATATCAGGCGGCGATCCATTTATGTTGTCTGACGATTTAATAGATTGGGTTCTTGGTGAATTGAATAAAATTGAGCATGTTGAGGTAATTAGAATTGGTACACGAACTCCAGTCGTTTTACCGTATAGAATTACTGATGATCTAGTAAATGTTTTGAAAAAACATGGGAACATATGGATCAATACACATTTTAATCACCCAAAAGAAATCACTGACTCGTCAATGGAAGCTCTGAGAAAATTGGCAATGGCAGGTATACCTCTTGGCAATCAATCTGTTTTACTATCTGATGTAAATGATTGCCCTAGAATCATGAAACGATTGGTTCATAAATTAGTTCAAAACAGAGTCAGACCTTATTACATCTATCAATGTGATTTATCAGAAGGCCTTGAGCATTTTAGAACTTCTGTGGGTAAAGGTATTGAAATAATGGAAAGTTTGAGGGGACATACAAGTGGATTTGCAGTTCCTACCTATGTAATAGATGCGCCAGGTGGAGGTGGTAAGATTCCCGTTATGCCTAACTATCTTATATCGTGGTCAACAAATAAAGTTATACTTAGAAATTATGAGGGAGTTATTACTACATACCAAGAGCCAAATGATTACCATCATGATCTCTGTGATTTAAAATGCGACACCTGTAATTTGCAACTAAAACTACAAAAAGGTGAAGAAAGCAAGATTACTGGTATTGCAAAACTGATTGCTGATTACAACGAAGTCATAACATTAACACCGCGTTAA